One Verrucomicrobiaceae bacterium genomic window carries:
- a CDS encoding DUF1449 family protein, whose protein sequence is MFELFQAAISPHQVLLSLLLVLVVLYWLLVILGALDFETDMPDDLGDGSDGGDGHSHHVHGVNTGGAWLTAGRFFGFSQVPIVVWLSFMVVFMWFASLVLNQKFNPAASTLQAFVLLLPNLVASLIATKLVTIPVAKLFKAMADADTEAEEVIGRTGTICSMEADETYGQLEITTTGVPVLVNVRTREGSFSKGTQAQITAAGPDNAFYFIETTKSEI, encoded by the coding sequence GTGTTTGAACTCTTCCAGGCCGCGATCTCGCCGCATCAAGTCCTACTCTCGCTCCTTTTGGTGCTGGTGGTTCTTTATTGGCTGCTCGTCATCCTCGGAGCGCTCGACTTTGAAACCGACATGCCCGACGATCTTGGTGATGGGAGCGATGGAGGCGACGGACACAGTCATCATGTTCACGGTGTGAATACTGGCGGTGCTTGGCTCACTGCTGGCCGTTTCTTTGGTTTTTCGCAGGTGCCTATTGTTGTGTGGCTGAGCTTCATGGTGGTTTTCATGTGGTTCGCCTCCCTCGTGCTGAACCAAAAGTTCAATCCCGCCGCTAGCACGCTACAGGCATTCGTCCTGCTACTGCCGAATCTCGTCGCCAGCCTCATCGCGACCAAACTCGTCACCATCCCTGTTGCCAAGCTTTTCAAAGCCATGGCGGATGCCGATACCGAAGCCGAGGAAGTCATCGGCCGCACTGGAACCATCTGCTCGATGGAAGCCGATGAAACCTACGGCCAGCTCGAAATCACTACCACGGGCGTTCCGGTGCTGGTCAACGTCCGCACTCGCGAAGGCTCTTTCTCCAAAGGCACTCAAGCCCAAATCACCGCCGCAGGCCCGGATAACGCGTTTTACTTCATCGAAACCACCAAATCAGAAATCTAA
- a CDS encoding riboflavin synthase: MFTGLVELTGSVLSLESRGDSARLLIQAPTLAPELQLGESVAVNGCCLTVTDIVDGAFAFDLLMQTLRVTSLGDLQTGSLVNLERAMRLGDRFGGHFVQGHVDDTTRILDFSPHGQDHRLEVEFPAAHHGLVIPKGSICLDGISLTAAEVTDSSITCWIIPHTSQVTHLHTKKAGDRLNVEFDMLGKHVRQLLHRS, translated from the coding sequence ATGTTCACTGGCCTCGTCGAACTCACCGGCTCCGTCCTCTCGCTCGAATCACGCGGCGACAGTGCCCGCCTGCTCATCCAGGCACCCACACTCGCACCAGAGCTACAGCTCGGTGAAAGCGTCGCCGTGAATGGCTGCTGCCTCACCGTCACCGACATCGTGGACGGCGCTTTCGCCTTTGATCTGCTCATGCAGACGCTGCGTGTGACGAGCCTCGGTGATCTACAAACTGGCTCCCTCGTCAATCTAGAGCGTGCCATGCGCCTCGGGGATCGCTTTGGCGGCCACTTCGTCCAGGGCCACGTCGATGACACCACACGCATCCTCGATTTCAGCCCGCATGGCCAGGATCATCGCCTCGAAGTCGAGTTCCCAGCCGCACACCACGGCCTCGTCATCCCGAAAGGCAGCATTTGCCTCGATGGCATTTCTTTGACCGCCGCCGAGGTCACAGACAGCAGCATCACTTGCTGGATCATCCCGCACACCTCGCAGGTCACGCATCTGCACACCAAAAAAGCCGGCGACCGCCTCAACGTCGAATTCGACATGCTCGGCAAACATGTGCGCCAGTTACTTCATAGAAGTTGA
- a CDS encoding MFS transporter → MSPSPPPQTRPRKLATLFFVTAVPMGIWSVPLSTVFKAHGREHLVPWVLAATSVAAFISPLFVGALADQKMAPARLLRWLAILTSITLALTCTALRLRLSDGAVLVAAQIQALVALPVWSVASSIVFSQLQNAKRQFGPLRACATFGWMCGCWIVSFILHSDESLTGGFVASALWLLVAALTHMIPAIPPLESSQPRTWAQILGLDALSLLKNRDHRVVFITAALYCVPLAAFYPYTALQIRELGVQSVSAFMSIAQTTEILVMLVLAGVMARFRLKWVFLSGIAICVVRYAMNAMHTLPWITFGTFLHGFAFTLYFITTQIYLEERIDPRWRARAQALLTLLMAGFGNMVGYLGGGWWHHACKIDGHTDWQRFWLGETALTAAVCLFFALAYKGRGKHLPA, encoded by the coding sequence ATGTCCCCCTCACCTCCGCCCCAGACTCGTCCGCGAAAACTCGCGACGCTGTTCTTCGTCACGGCGGTGCCCATGGGCATCTGGAGCGTGCCCCTGAGCACTGTATTCAAAGCCCACGGCCGTGAGCATCTCGTCCCCTGGGTGCTCGCTGCCACCAGTGTCGCCGCCTTTATCTCTCCACTCTTTGTCGGAGCTCTCGCGGATCAAAAAATGGCACCTGCACGGCTGCTGCGCTGGCTGGCCATACTGACCTCCATCACCCTCGCGCTGACCTGCACCGCGCTACGTCTGAGACTGAGTGATGGTGCCGTCCTCGTCGCCGCGCAGATCCAGGCTCTCGTCGCATTGCCAGTGTGGAGTGTGGCCAGTAGCATCGTTTTTTCTCAGCTCCAGAATGCCAAGCGCCAGTTCGGGCCACTGCGTGCCTGTGCCACCTTCGGCTGGATGTGTGGCTGCTGGATCGTCAGCTTCATCCTGCATTCAGACGAGTCACTGACCGGCGGCTTCGTCGCGAGTGCCTTGTGGCTCCTCGTCGCGGCGCTCACGCACATGATTCCGGCCATTCCGCCGCTGGAGAGCTCCCAGCCACGCACCTGGGCGCAGATCCTCGGGCTAGATGCACTCTCCTTGCTCAAAAATCGCGATCACCGCGTCGTCTTCATCACCGCAGCACTCTACTGCGTGCCATTGGCTGCTTTTTATCCCTACACCGCGCTCCAGATACGCGAGCTCGGTGTGCAGAGCGTCTCCGCATTCATGTCCATCGCGCAGACGACGGAGATCCTCGTCATGCTGGTGCTCGCAGGCGTGATGGCCCGCTTTCGGCTGAAATGGGTCTTTCTCTCCGGCATCGCCATCTGCGTTGTGCGCTACGCGATGAATGCCATGCACACGCTGCCCTGGATCACCTTTGGCACCTTCCTACATGGCTTCGCCTTCACCCTCTACTTCATCACCACCCAGATTTACCTGGAGGAGCGCATCGACCCGCGCTGGCGTGCACGAGCCCAGGCCCTGCTAACCCTGCTCATGGCCGGTTTTGGCAACATGGTCGGCTATCTCGGTGGCGGCTGGTGGCATCATGCTTGTAAAATAGATGGCCACACCGACTGGCAGCGCTTTTGGCTCGGTGAGACCGCACTCACGGCTGCCGTGTGCCTCTTCTTCGCCCTCGCCTACAAAGGCCGTGGCAAGCATCTCCCCGCTTGA